Proteins from one Flammeovirgaceae bacterium genomic window:
- a CDS encoding geranylgeranylglycerol-phosphate geranylgeranyltransferase, with the protein MRPLFAQAVRFFGALFHLARFWNLVIIGLAQYFTSYFLIGAHTVRDWRLLLLSASTMMIAAAGYIINDYYDIKIDLINKPERVVIGRGITRRYAIFFHTALSVVGVAIGFFLSWKIGLVNFFSAFLLWLYSNNLKRLPFVGNFSIGLLTALSILVVNMPYPPFSSYILIYAMFAMGMTWVREIIKDMEDWKGDNSFGCKTLPIVWGLRKTKVFLYLLLVVFAALVLLVNDLYVGLPLLFFLFFLFVPMGYLVAKLKRADTIRDYAKLSSLCKLILLLGIASMALV; encoded by the coding sequence ATGAGGCCATTGTTTGCACAAGCAGTGAGGTTTTTTGGTGCCCTTTTCCACCTTGCCCGGTTTTGGAACCTTGTTATCATCGGGCTGGCCCAATATTTTACGTCCTATTTTTTAATTGGTGCCCACACGGTCAGGGATTGGCGACTGTTGTTGTTGTCGGCCTCCACCATGATGATAGCGGCCGCAGGGTATATCATCAACGATTACTATGACATAAAGATCGACCTGATCAACAAGCCCGAGCGGGTGGTCATCGGCAGGGGCATTACCAGGCGCTATGCCATTTTTTTTCACACGGCCTTGTCCGTGGTGGGCGTGGCAATAGGTTTTTTCCTAAGTTGGAAAATTGGCCTGGTCAATTTTTTTTCCGCTTTTCTTTTGTGGCTTTATTCCAACAACCTCAAACGGTTGCCGTTTGTGGGCAATTTTTCAATCGGGCTGCTAACAGCCTTGTCCATCCTGGTCGTCAACATGCCCTACCCGCCTTTCAGTTCCTACATCCTTATTTATGCCATGTTTGCCATGGGCATGACCTGGGTGAGGGAAATCATCAAGGACATGGAAGATTGGAAAGGCGACAACTCCTTTGGGTGCAAGACGCTTCCGATAGTGTGGGGCCTGCGAAAGACAAAGGTGTTCCTGTACCTCCTCCTGGTCGTGTTTGCGGCATTGGTGCTGCTGGTCAACGATTTATATGTGGGGCTGCCCCTTCTTTTTTTCCTGTTTTTCCTTTTTGTGCCTATGGGCTACCTGGTGGCAAAGCTTAAGCGGGCAGACACCATCCGTGATTATGCAAAGCTAAGTTCCCTGTGCAAACTGATCCTGTTGTTGGGGATTGCGAGCATGGCCTTGGTTTGA
- a CDS encoding phosphoribosylglycinamide formyltransferase gives MDKKYRLAVFASGSGTNAERFFLHFKDHHSIGVALLLSNNPQAFALQRARRAGVPSQVFNKEQLGNGEVLRCLQQAGATHIVLAGFLWLVPESLIGAYPGKIINIHPALLPKYGGKGMYGQKVHEAVKAANEKETGITIHLVDRHYDKGPILFQAKAKIGPGDTPGDIAGKVHQLEHEHYPRVVEEWVLTGTVPFSPGQM, from the coding sequence ATGGACAAAAAATACAGGTTGGCGGTTTTTGCTTCGGGCAGCGGGACCAACGCAGAGCGGTTTTTTTTGCACTTTAAGGACCACCATTCAATAGGCGTTGCCCTATTGCTGAGCAATAACCCCCAAGCCTTTGCGCTGCAGCGCGCAAGGAGGGCGGGTGTGCCATCGCAGGTTTTCAACAAAGAACAATTGGGCAATGGGGAAGTGCTGCGTTGTCTCCAGCAGGCAGGGGCCACGCACATTGTACTGGCGGGGTTCCTTTGGCTTGTACCCGAAAGCCTGATTGGCGCCTATCCTGGAAAGATCATCAATATCCATCCGGCCTTGCTGCCCAAATACGGGGGAAAGGGGATGTATGGCCAAAAAGTGCACGAGGCGGTGAAAGCGGCCAATGAAAAAGAAACGGGGATCACCATTCACCTGGTGGACCGGCATTATGACAAAGGCCCTATCCTTTTTCAGGCAAAGGCAAAAATTGGCCCGGGCGACACGCCTGGCGATATTGCCGGGAAAGTGCACCAGTTGGAACACGAACACTATCCACGGGTGGTGGAGGAGTGGGTCTTAACGGGGACCGTTCCGTTCAGCCCCGGCCAAATGTAA
- a CDS encoding thioesterase family protein — MGKFVVPIQIRWSDIDQNRHLRHSAYYDYGATVRMKFLNEGGLTTEKMEELQVGPILFREEALFKREITLEDKITVDVEICSAREDYSRWSLRHNFLKADGTVAAIINMDGAFLDLTKRKLTQPPDFVKEIFRSFQKSSDFTFGRG, encoded by the coding sequence TTGGGGAAGTTCGTTGTTCCTATACAAATCCGATGGTCCGACATTGACCAAAACAGGCACCTTCGGCATTCCGCCTACTATGACTATGGCGCAACGGTACGGATGAAATTTCTAAATGAAGGTGGCCTTACAACCGAGAAGATGGAAGAACTTCAAGTGGGCCCGATTCTCTTTCGTGAGGAGGCGCTCTTTAAAAGGGAAATTACCCTGGAAGATAAAATCACCGTTGATGTTGAAATTTGTTCTGCCCGCGAAGACTATTCCCGATGGAGTCTAAGACATAATTTTTTAAAAGCAGATGGAACAGTCGCGGCTATCATCAATATGGATGGCGCGTTTCTTGACCTGACAAAAAGAAAGCTTACTCAGCCCCCGGATTTTGTAAAAGAAATATTCAGATCATTTCAAAAAAGCAGTGATTTTACATTTGGCCGGGGCTGA
- a CDS encoding homogentisate 1,2-dioxygenase, with amino-acid sequence MYYHRLGKIPPKRHTQFRQPDGSLYKEELVSSEGFSGIYSNLYHINAPTRIKAIQQPMPYGAKTIKDYALRQTHLNTSKVGATGDDYLSARKVLLANSDCSIAICSPKQRKMDYFYKNAEGDEVVYVHDGGGALISQFGKLEIKQGDYVVIPRTVIYKFEFNEGPLRLLIVESASPIETVKRYRNQLGQLLEHSPYCERDIRPPHELVTDTKKGDHLMKIKKQGYLHQYVYDYSPLDLVGWDGFLWPYAFSIHDFEPITGRIHQPPPVHQTFQAHNFVICSFVPRLFDYHPMAIPAPYNHSNIDSDEVLYYAEGNFMSRKGISRGSFTLHPGGLPHGPHPGTVEKSIGAKETHELAVMIDTFRPLHLTEDALAFLDEKYPMSWTDDSTGPFNEINTP; translated from the coding sequence ATGTATTATCACCGCCTGGGAAAAATCCCACCCAAAAGGCACACCCAGTTTCGCCAACCTGACGGAAGCTTATACAAAGAAGAACTGGTAAGCTCCGAAGGTTTTTCGGGCATCTACTCCAACCTTTACCACATCAACGCGCCCACCCGGATAAAGGCAATACAACAGCCTATGCCGTATGGGGCCAAAACCATAAAGGACTATGCCCTGCGCCAAACCCACCTCAACACCAGTAAAGTGGGCGCCACCGGGGACGACTATTTAAGTGCCCGAAAGGTTTTGCTGGCCAACAGCGATTGTTCCATTGCCATTTGCTCCCCTAAACAGCGCAAGATGGACTATTTTTACAAAAATGCGGAGGGGGACGAGGTTGTCTACGTGCACGATGGCGGGGGCGCGCTCATTAGCCAGTTTGGCAAACTGGAAATCAAACAGGGTGACTATGTGGTGATACCCCGCACCGTGATTTACAAATTTGAATTTAACGAAGGCCCCCTTCGGCTATTGATCGTTGAGTCTGCCTCCCCTATTGAAACCGTAAAACGCTACCGCAACCAATTGGGCCAACTGCTGGAGCATTCGCCCTACTGCGAAAGGGACATTCGCCCCCCTCACGAATTGGTCACCGACACAAAAAAAGGCGACCACCTGATGAAGATCAAGAAGCAGGGCTACCTGCACCAATATGTTTACGACTACAGCCCATTGGACCTGGTAGGCTGGGATGGGTTCCTGTGGCCTTACGCCTTTTCCATCCATGACTTTGAGCCTATCACCGGGCGCATACACCAGCCGCCCCCCGTGCACCAAACCTTTCAGGCGCACAATTTTGTGATCTGCTCGTTTGTGCCGCGCCTGTTTGACTACCATCCCATGGCCATACCCGCCCCCTACAACCACAGCAACATCGACTCGGACGAAGTGCTGTACTATGCGGAAGGGAATTTCATGAGCCGCAAAGGCATCAGCCGCGGTTCCTTTACCCTGCACCCTGGCGGACTGCCCCATGGCCCCCACCCCGGCACGGTGGAGAAAAGCATTGGCGCCAAAGAAACACATGAACTGGCCGTGATGATCGACACCTTCCGCCCGCTGCACCTTACGGAAGATGCCCTGGCTTTCCTGGACGAAAAATACCCGATGAGCTGGACAGACGACTCCACCGGGCCCTTTAACGAAATCAATACGCCATAG
- a CDS encoding S41 family peptidase: MSEPNNSKYQIKLPLILCIGLAGGVLIGASLNTHTSPDDIGTDVQKLREVLSLIKTEYVDDTKTDVLVDDAIQSILGKLDPHSAYIPAKERLEANEDLRGNFEGIGIEFSIFQDTLVVVAALSGGPSEAVGLRTGDRIVKVDGENIAGIGLRNSEVTKKLKGPKGTEVKIEVVRRDAKRPINFTIIRDKIPQSSVDASYMVNDQVGYIKVSRFSQTTFPEFHAALEKLKKDGMAKLILDLQGNPGGYMNQAIELADDFLPAGEKIVFTKGKDTRYNSDALSTAKGEFEHGDLIVLINEGSASASEIVAGALQDNDRALIVGRRSYGKGLVQSPFDLDDGSELRLTISRYYTPSGRSIQKPYDDNQEYSRDIMERYKHGEFFHADSIKFNDSLKYQTRSGRTVYGGGGIMPDYFVPLDTTLNSGYLNALFNSNSFQEYAFNYAQANKARLEKMGFNPFYHNFKVSDAMYADLVNVGKRNQVSPNWGDLNKNKEVFEIFLKANIARRIWGNESFYPIFNETNEILQQALQLFDRVPDRGKM, from the coding sequence ATGAGCGAGCCGAACAATTCCAAATACCAGATAAAACTACCGCTGATCCTATGCATCGGACTGGCCGGTGGGGTGCTTATCGGGGCCAGCCTGAACACCCACACTTCACCAGACGATATTGGCACGGACGTGCAAAAGCTCAGGGAGGTGCTTTCACTGATAAAGACCGAGTACGTGGACGACACAAAGACTGACGTATTGGTGGATGACGCCATCCAAAGTATCCTGGGCAAGCTCGACCCCCACTCGGCCTATATCCCGGCCAAAGAAAGGCTGGAAGCCAACGAGGACCTGCGTGGGAATTTTGAGGGCATAGGCATTGAGTTCAGCATTTTCCAGGACACCCTGGTGGTGGTGGCGGCCCTCAGCGGGGGGCCTTCCGAAGCGGTGGGCTTGCGCACTGGCGACCGCATTGTGAAAGTGGACGGGGAAAATATTGCCGGCATAGGGCTGCGCAACAGCGAGGTCACCAAAAAGCTAAAAGGCCCGAAAGGGACAGAGGTAAAAATAGAGGTCGTCAGAAGGGACGCCAAACGGCCGATAAATTTTACCATCATCCGGGACAAGATACCCCAATCTTCCGTGGACGCCTCCTATATGGTGAACGACCAGGTGGGCTATATTAAGGTAAGCCGCTTTTCACAGACCACCTTCCCCGAGTTCCATGCCGCCCTGGAAAAACTAAAGAAGGACGGGATGGCCAAGCTCATCCTCGACTTGCAGGGAAACCCCGGAGGGTACATGAACCAGGCAATAGAACTGGCCGATGATTTTTTGCCCGCAGGCGAAAAGATAGTCTTTACCAAAGGAAAAGACACGCGCTACAATTCAGACGCCCTGTCAACGGCCAAGGGCGAATTTGAACATGGCGACCTGATCGTGCTCATCAACGAAGGGAGCGCATCGGCATCCGAGATTGTGGCGGGGGCCCTCCAGGACAACGACCGTGCTCTGATCGTGGGCAGGAGGTCTTATGGCAAAGGACTGGTACAGTCCCCCTTCGACCTGGATGACGGGTCCGAACTGCGCCTGACCATTTCCAGGTACTACACCCCCAGTGGCAGGTCCATTCAAAAACCCTATGACGACAACCAGGAATACTCCCGGGACATTATGGAGCGGTACAAGCATGGAGAATTTTTCCATGCCGATAGCATCAAGTTCAATGACTCGCTCAAGTACCAGACCCGAAGCGGCCGGACCGTGTACGGTGGCGGGGGGATCATGCCGGACTACTTTGTGCCCCTGGACACTACCCTCAACAGCGGGTATTTGAATGCCCTTTTTAATTCCAACTCCTTCCAGGAGTACGCCTTTAACTATGCGCAGGCAAACAAGGCCAGGCTGGAAAAGATGGGCTTCAACCCGTTTTACCACAACTTCAAAGTAAGCGATGCCATGTATGCCGACCTGGTGAACGTGGGCAAACGCAACCAGGTAAGCCCCAACTGGGGGGACCTGAACAAGAACAAAGAAGTGTTTGAAATATTTTTAAAGGCCAACATCGCCAGGCGGATTTGGGGCAACGAAAGCTTTTATCCCATATTCAACGAAACCAACGAGATATTGCAACAGGCCCTGCAACTGTTCGACCGCGTGCCCGACCGGGGGAAAATGTAG
- a CDS encoding hemerythrin domain-containing protein — MAKTTLKDKRIQDLVDQNNVRAYVLYFFGIKFYEYSEQTLEQVCLAKGLKVEQVVKELEAPYSNFQEADLPLVSYPIDLILEYLKHAHYTFVKHRLPYIGRLVESFKAEHPAYEPVEKDLKVLFPLFLEDFIHHIYEEEDTLFGYIRLLERASKGAYNPSRLYYMLEKNSLQRFAMEHAAHDDEMKGIRKITNGYALGKDAPLHVKVIYSELASFEKSLKTHARIENEILFPKAMMVENKVKKIFGEKVKYN; from the coding sequence ATGGCAAAAACCACCCTTAAAGACAAGCGGATACAGGATTTGGTCGACCAAAACAATGTGCGCGCCTACGTGCTTTATTTTTTTGGCATCAAGTTTTATGAGTATTCGGAGCAGACCCTGGAGCAGGTGTGCCTCGCCAAGGGGCTGAAGGTGGAACAGGTGGTGAAGGAGTTGGAAGCGCCCTACTCAAACTTCCAGGAAGCCGACCTTCCCCTGGTTTCCTACCCCATAGATTTGATTTTGGAATACCTCAAGCATGCCCATTATACCTTTGTGAAGCACCGGCTCCCCTACATAGGGCGCTTGGTGGAATCCTTTAAGGCGGAGCACCCGGCCTATGAGCCTGTGGAAAAGGATTTGAAGGTATTGTTCCCCCTTTTCTTGGAGGACTTCATCCACCATATCTACGAGGAAGAAGATACCCTTTTTGGCTACATCCGGCTGTTGGAGCGGGCATCGAAGGGGGCCTACAACCCGTCCAGGTTATATTATATGCTGGAGAAAAATTCGTTGCAGCGTTTTGCCATGGAGCATGCCGCCCATGATGACGAAATGAAGGGCATCAGGAAAATAACGAACGGTTATGCATTGGGCAAAGATGCCCCCCTTCACGTGAAGGTGATTTATTCCGAGCTGGCCTCCTTTGAAAAAAGCCTTAAAACCCACGCCAGGATAGAGAATGAAATACTTTTCCCCAAGGCCATGATGGTGGAAAACAAAGTGAAAAAAATTTTTGGCGAAAAGGTAAAGTACAACTGA
- the ruvX gene encoding Holliday junction resolvase RuvX, translating into MGRIMAIDYGKKRTGLAVTDPLQIIATALATVETPGLLAYLKQYFLKEQVDELVIGLPRQLDNTDSETAPYVRQMVARINEAFPQLPVKYVDERFTSKIALRAMVEGGMKKKDRRKKENVDKVSATLILQSYLESRR; encoded by the coding sequence ATGGGGAGGATAATGGCCATCGACTATGGAAAAAAGCGTACCGGCCTGGCCGTGACGGACCCCCTGCAGATCATTGCCACGGCTTTGGCCACCGTGGAAACCCCGGGGCTCCTCGCCTACCTCAAACAATACTTTTTAAAGGAGCAGGTCGATGAACTGGTGATCGGTTTGCCCAGGCAACTGGACAACACCGATTCGGAAACGGCCCCCTATGTCCGGCAAATGGTGGCCAGGATCAACGAGGCATTTCCACAGCTCCCCGTGAAGTACGTGGACGAACGGTTTACCAGCAAAATTGCCCTCAGGGCCATGGTAGAGGGCGGCATGAAAAAAAAGGACAGAAGGAAAAAGGAAAATGTGGACAAGGTAAGCGCCACCCTTATTTTACAATCTTACCTGGAATCAAGGAGGTGA
- the def gene encoding peptide deformylase gives MVYPIVMYGDPVLRKKARDIKEGSAEVKQLSEDLFETMHAAHGIGLAAPQIGKDVRMFVVDGSELEDEPGMEDFKKVFINAEIVEEDEDHNEMEEGCLSIPNVREKVARPFSIRIKYFDENWVHHDEEYEGMKARIIQHEYDHIEGVLFIDYLTPLKKRLLKGKLGDISRGEVDAGYRIAAPLRK, from the coding sequence ATGGTTTACCCGATAGTTATGTACGGTGACCCGGTGCTCCGGAAAAAGGCAAGGGATATCAAAGAAGGATCAGCGGAGGTAAAACAGCTTTCTGAAGACCTGTTTGAGACCATGCATGCCGCCCATGGCATAGGCCTGGCGGCCCCACAGATAGGCAAAGACGTGAGGATGTTTGTGGTGGACGGCAGCGAACTGGAGGACGAGCCGGGCATGGAGGACTTTAAGAAGGTGTTTATCAATGCCGAAATCGTGGAGGAAGATGAAGACCACAACGAAATGGAAGAGGGATGCCTGAGCATTCCCAACGTGCGCGAGAAGGTGGCCCGGCCTTTTTCCATACGCATAAAATATTTTGACGAAAACTGGGTGCACCACGATGAGGAGTACGAAGGGATGAAGGCGCGCATCATCCAGCACGAGTACGACCATATTGAAGGCGTGTTGTTCATAGATTACCTCACCCCCTTAAAGAAAAGGCTCCTGAAGGGGAAGCTTGGCGACATCAGCCGGGGGGAAGTGGACGCAGGGTACAGGATCGCGGCCCCTTTGCGCAAATGA
- a CDS encoding aminotransferase class I/II-fold pyridoxal phosphate-dependent enzyme, which translates to METRSRLPDIGTSIFAVMSKMAQEHGAINLSQGFPDFDVSETLIGLVHRQMKAGHNQYAPMPGVPSLRQTIAEVIFQTYKHKADPDTEITITAGGTEAIFATIAGLVGPGDEVIVFDPSYDCYDPAIRLNGGTPVPVNILPPGFAIDWDQVKSKITPRTRMIMVNTPHNPSGAVLRAEDLKILEGIVNDHGILVLSDEVYERIIFDQWQHQSVMRFPGLAANSIAVFSFGKTFHATGWKVGYAVAPAKISKEIRKAHQFITFSVNTPVQMALAEYMQQPSHYLGLANFYQQKRDFFLDQIKGSSFRPLDCHGSYFQLLSYKGVSSKPDVEMAEWLTKTHKLASIPVSVFYKDRTDNQLLRFCFAKGEGTLKAAGEILNRF; encoded by the coding sequence ATGGAAACCCGTTCCCGCCTCCCCGATATAGGCACCTCCATTTTTGCCGTAATGTCAAAAATGGCGCAGGAGCATGGCGCCATAAATTTGTCACAGGGCTTTCCCGATTTTGATGTTTCGGAAACGTTGATCGGGCTCGTTCACCGGCAGATGAAAGCGGGGCACAACCAGTACGCGCCCATGCCCGGGGTGCCCTCGTTGAGGCAAACCATTGCCGAGGTGATCTTTCAAACCTACAAGCACAAAGCCGACCCCGACACGGAAATCACCATCACGGCAGGGGGCACGGAAGCTATTTTTGCCACGATCGCTGGATTGGTGGGCCCCGGGGACGAGGTTATCGTATTTGACCCGTCTTACGATTGTTATGACCCGGCCATCCGGCTGAACGGGGGCACTCCCGTGCCCGTGAATATCCTGCCGCCCGGGTTTGCCATTGATTGGGACCAGGTGAAAAGCAAGATCACCCCGCGCACCCGCATGATCATGGTCAACACGCCCCACAACCCAAGTGGTGCGGTGTTACGGGCGGAAGACCTGAAAATACTGGAAGGCATAGTAAACGACCACGGGATACTCGTGTTGAGCGATGAGGTGTACGAACGCATTATTTTTGACCAATGGCAGCACCAAAGCGTGATGCGGTTTCCCGGGCTGGCTGCCAACAGCATTGCTGTTTTTTCTTTTGGAAAAACCTTTCACGCCACCGGATGGAAGGTTGGCTATGCCGTGGCCCCGGCCAAAATATCAAAAGAGATAAGGAAGGCGCACCAGTTCATAACCTTTAGCGTCAACACCCCGGTGCAAATGGCACTGGCCGAATACATGCAACAGCCCTCGCATTATCTGGGGCTGGCAAATTTTTACCAGCAAAAGAGGGACTTCTTTTTGGATCAAATCAAGGGTTCCTCCTTCCGGCCCCTGGATTGCCATGGGTCGTATTTTCAGTTGTTGTCCTACAAAGGGGTTTCTTCAAAGCCGGATGTGGAGATGGCCGAATGGCTCACCAAAACGCACAAGCTGGCGTCCATTCCGGTTTCCGTTTTCTACAAGGACCGCACGGACAACCAACTCCTCCGGTTTTGTTTTGCCAAAGGGGAGGGCACTTTGAAGGCAGCGGGAGAAATCCTGAACCGTTTTTAG
- a CDS encoding amidohydrolase, with the protein MQDLKITVIQSDLHWEDIGANLAMFEEKIWQINEPTDVIVLPEMFTTGFTMAAPKLAERMNMRTFKWMKQMADQTGALVIGSFIALVHDRYYNRLLWMEPGGNYKTYDKRHLFRMANEHLDYSPGESLLVGHWKGWRICPLVCYDLRFPVWSRNKWNAALKKPTYDLAIYIANWPKVRIHAWDTLLKARAIENLSYVVGANRVGMDGKGIEYNGLSAVVNPKGEPVFTLEGMEAIKTVAISGNSLLSYRDKFPAFLDADDFSVEVEPIPEEGY; encoded by the coding sequence ATGCAGGACCTCAAGATTACAGTGATACAGTCAGACCTCCATTGGGAGGACATTGGTGCCAATTTGGCCATGTTTGAAGAAAAAATATGGCAAATAAACGAGCCTACTGACGTAATTGTCCTCCCTGAGATGTTCACTACCGGCTTTACGATGGCAGCCCCAAAACTGGCCGAGCGGATGAACATGCGCACGTTCAAATGGATGAAGCAAATGGCCGACCAGACAGGGGCGTTGGTCATCGGCAGTTTCATTGCCCTGGTGCACGACCGCTATTACAACCGCCTGCTATGGATGGAGCCCGGGGGCAACTATAAGACCTATGACAAACGCCACCTTTTCCGCATGGCCAACGAGCACCTCGATTATTCCCCGGGCGAAAGCCTTTTGGTCGGGCACTGGAAAGGCTGGAGGATATGCCCTTTGGTCTGCTATGATTTGCGCTTTCCCGTGTGGAGCCGCAACAAGTGGAACGCTGCTTTGAAAAAGCCAACCTATGACCTGGCCATTTACATTGCCAATTGGCCGAAAGTAAGGATACACGCCTGGGACACCCTGCTGAAAGCCCGTGCCATTGAGAACCTGTCTTATGTGGTGGGGGCCAACCGGGTGGGAATGGACGGTAAAGGGATCGAGTACAATGGCCTGTCGGCCGTGGTCAACCCCAAAGGGGAGCCCGTATTTACCCTGGAGGGCATGGAGGCCATTAAGACCGTTGCCATCAGCGGCAACTCGCTGCTGTCCTACCGCGATAAGTTCCCGGCCTTCCTCGATGCGGACGACTTTTCCGTGGAGGTGGAGCCGATTCCCGAAGAGGGTTATTAA
- the purH gene encoding bifunctional phosphoribosylaminoimidazolecarboxamide formyltransferase/IMP cyclohydrolase, with amino-acid sequence MADKKISRALISVYHKDNLGPIIEALASEGVEFVSTGGTQTFIEGLGHKVVPVESLTGYPSIFGGRVKTLHPVVFGGILYRRGHEGDEAQARGFDIPPIDLVIVDLYPFEETVASGDTESGIIEKIDIGGISLIRAAAKNYEDVLVVSSRGQYPEVLRLLESTRCRPTLQDRKHFAALAFDVTSHYDTAIFNYFNQEGGVKAFKVDIAGGMALRYGENPHQQAVYYGELEGLLEKLNGKELSYNNLVDIDAALHLLKEFEGDTAFIIIKHTNACGVATGSTVKEAYGKALQADSVSAFGGILCTNQPVDLAAAEEIHKLFFEVLIAPGFAPGALELLKSKPKRNLLRQKEALKGARQFKSLLNGAVVQDFDGHTESEEDLKVVTKKKPTPEEVKAMLFAAKIAKHTKSNTIVLAAGGQMLASGVGQTSRVDALKQAIAKAKDFGFDLKGAVMASDAFFPFPDCVAIAHEHGIKAVIQPGGSIKDQDSIGFCDSHGMAMVTTGYRHFKH; translated from the coding sequence ATGGCAGACAAAAAGATTTCCCGGGCCCTTATTTCAGTTTACCACAAAGACAACCTGGGGCCCATAATTGAAGCCCTGGCTTCGGAGGGCGTTGAGTTTGTCTCCACCGGTGGGACGCAAACCTTTATTGAGGGGCTGGGGCACAAAGTGGTGCCTGTGGAATCCCTGACGGGGTATCCTTCCATCTTTGGCGGCCGCGTCAAAACCCTGCACCCTGTGGTGTTCGGGGGCATACTTTACCGCAGGGGCCACGAAGGGGACGAGGCCCAGGCCCGGGGGTTTGACATCCCGCCCATTGATTTGGTCATTGTGGATTTATACCCATTTGAGGAAACGGTGGCCAGTGGGGACACGGAAAGCGGGATCATTGAAAAAATAGATATTGGTGGGATTTCCCTGATCCGTGCGGCCGCAAAAAATTATGAAGATGTGTTGGTGGTTTCTTCCCGTGGGCAATACCCGGAAGTTTTGCGGCTGCTGGAGTCGACCCGTTGCCGGCCCACCCTCCAAGACAGAAAACATTTTGCCGCCCTGGCCTTTGACGTCACCTCGCACTACGACACCGCCATTTTCAATTATTTTAACCAGGAAGGAGGGGTAAAGGCTTTTAAGGTGGACATTGCCGGGGGGATGGCCTTGCGCTATGGCGAAAACCCGCACCAGCAAGCCGTGTACTATGGGGAGCTGGAGGGCCTGCTGGAAAAATTAAACGGCAAGGAACTTTCCTATAACAACCTGGTGGACATTGATGCAGCCCTTCATTTGCTTAAGGAATTTGAGGGCGACACCGCATTTATCATCATCAAACACACCAATGCATGTGGGGTGGCCACCGGCAGCACCGTGAAGGAAGCTTATGGCAAGGCGCTTCAGGCCGATAGTGTTTCGGCCTTTGGGGGCATCCTTTGCACCAACCAACCCGTGGACCTGGCTGCCGCGGAGGAAATCCATAAACTTTTTTTTGAGGTCCTGATCGCACCGGGCTTTGCCCCCGGGGCATTGGAACTGCTAAAATCAAAACCCAAGAGGAATTTACTAAGGCAAAAGGAAGCACTGAAAGGTGCCCGGCAGTTCAAAAGCCTTTTGAACGGGGCAGTGGTCCAGGATTTTGACGGGCACACCGAAAGCGAAGAGGACTTAAAAGTGGTAACAAAGAAAAAACCTACCCCTGAAGAGGTAAAGGCCATGCTGTTCGCGGCAAAAATCGCCAAGCACACCAAGTCCAACACCATCGTGCTGGCGGCTGGCGGGCAAATGCTGGCAAGCGGGGTAGGGCAAACCTCAAGGGTGGACGCATTGAAGCAGGCCATTGCCAAGGCAAAGGATTTTGGTTTCGATTTGAAGGGGGCGGTGATGGCCTCGGATGCCTTTTTTCCCTTTCCGGATTGCGTGGCCATCGCCCACGAACACGGGATAAAGGCCGTAATCCAACCCGGGGGTTCCATAAAAGACCAGGACTCTATAGGCTTTTGCGATAGCCATGGGATGGCCATGGTCACCACCGGTTACAGGCACTTTAAGCACTAG